A single Nomascus leucogenys isolate Asia chromosome 14, Asia_NLE_v1, whole genome shotgun sequence DNA region contains:
- the LOC105738925 gene encoding keratin, type I cytoskeletal 17-like — protein sequence MNALCGQVGGEINVEMDAAPGVDLSRILNEVHDQYEEMAGKNRKDAEDWFFSKTEELNCEVATNSELVQSGKSEILELRRTMQALEIELQSQLSNKASLEGNLAETENRYCMQLSQIQGLIGSVEEQLAQLCCEMEQQNQEYKILLDVNTWLEQEIATYRHLLEGEDAQLTQYKKEHKHLRG from the exons ATGAACGCCCTGTGTGGCCAGGTGGGCGGTGAGATCAATGTGGAGATGGACGCTGCCCCAGGCGTGGACCTGAGCCGCATCCTGAACGAGGTGCATGACCAGTATGAGGAGATGGCAGGCAAGAACCGCAAGGATGCTGAGGATTGGTTCTTCAGCAAG ACAGAGGAGCTGAACTGCGAGGTGGCTACCAACAGCGAGCTGGTGCAGAGTGGCAAGAGCGAGATTTTGGAGCTCCGGCGCACCATGCAGGCCTTGGAGATCgagctgcagtcccagctcaGCA ACAAAGCATCCCTGGAGGGCAACCTGGCGGAGACAGAGAACCGCTACTGCATGCAGCTGTCCCAGATCCAGGGGCTGATCGGCAGCGTGGAGGAGCAGCTGGCCCAGCTTTGCTGCGAGATGGAGCAGCAGAACCAGGAATACAAGATCCTCCTGGACGTGAATACGTGGCTGGAGCAAGAGATCGCCACCTACCGCCACCTGCTGGAGGGCGAGGATGCCCA gcTGACTCAGTACAAGAAAGAACATAAGCATCTTCGTGGCTGA